The genomic stretch CGTTCGTGCGCTGCATGAAGCGACGACGCGCGCGAGGCTGACGATCCCGATGCTGAGCTGCAGCCTCTGCGAGCCGGAACTCAAGCTGATCGGGCCCGCAGCCTCGGTCGGATGCATCACATCGTCGGCCTATTTCGAGAGCATCGACCGGCCCCAGAACCGTGCTTTTGTCGCCCGGTGGAGGGCCCGCCACGGCACGGACAGCAACCCTTCCGTCGACGGGCAATCGACTTACGTCTGCGTCATGCTGCTGGCGCGCGCCATTCGCCGCGCCGGCACCACGGATGTTGCCGCCGTCCGGCGCGCTGCAGCAAATCACCGCTACGAATCCCCGCAGGGCCCGGTTTGGGTCGACCCCGACAATAACCACTGCTTCCTGACGCCCCGTTTGGCACGCTCCGTGCCTGGATGTCAGTTCGAGATCTTCTGGGAGGCAGAGGCCCCCGAGCGCCCCGACCCCTATCTTTCGAACCTCGACCTGGCGACGATTGGCATGAGACCGGAGAAAAGCAATGATACGATGCCGAAGCGGGCAAACCATTTGCGTGTCGTGAAATGACTAAGCCCTCGCCCTTCTCTGTTCGCGGCCGTCGCGTTCTCATGGTGATGAGAGATGAACGCGAAATCTTGACCATGCGCCGGCAGTTCAACCGCCTGGGCATGGCGGTTACGGAGCATGATCCGGCCGAAGCGCCGCCGCCCGGCGACGCCGTCGATGTTATCGTGATGGATGGGGACAGCATTCCCATCAAATGCGATACGGCCGCGGCGTGGAGGATCGGCGCGCCTATCATCGCGCTGATTGGAACGGAGACGCCCAGCCGCCTGAAATGGCTGCTCGATCTGCAGCCGGCGTCGTTTCTCGTCAAACCGCTGCGTTCGGCCGGACTCTACACCGCACTGGTGGTGGCGTTCGACGCCGCCCAGCGAAGAACTAACGAAGCCGCCCACGTCGAAAGACTGGAAGGCCGTGTTCGTTCCCGGCGAGTGGTATTCGCAGCCGTTCTGCAGATTATGCGCGGCCACGGTCTCTCCGAAACCGAAGCCTTCGCGCTCATTCGGCAGACGGCGATGCGGCATCGCACGACGGTCGAGCAATTGAGCGCGGAAATCGTTGCGGTCGGTGGCATGCCGAACCGTACGACGCGAACCGCGTAATCCTAGCGCCTAAGCGAGATCGCTCACCCGCTGCACGCTCGCGGCCGCCATCCCCGTCCATGCCGCGTCGAGCGAGCCTGCGAGATCGATGGCCCTGCAGGCGGGTTCGATCAGCACCGTGTCGAAACCGAGCTGTCGCGCGTCCACAGCGGAGTAGTAGACGCAAAAATCCGTCGCAAGCCCGGCGATGAAGATTCGCTTCAAGCCGCGTTCGCCCAGATAGCCTGCCAGACCCGTGGGAGTGCGCCGGTCGTACTCATAGAATGCCGAATAGGAATCGATCGCCGGCCGGAAGCCTTTGCGGACGACAAGCTCCGCCCGATGTGTCTCCAACTCCGGATGAAAGGCCGAGCCCGACCTGCCCTGGATACAATGATCGGGCCACAGCGTTTGCTGGCCATAAGGCATCTCGATGGTCCCAAATGGTGCCGAGCCCGGATGCGAGGATGCAAACGAGCTATGGCCGGCCGGATGCCAGTCCTGGGTCAGCGCGACATGGCTGAAGCGCCCGGCAAGGCGATTGATGACCGGCATAATGGCATCGCCGTCCGCAACCGCAAGCGCGCCGCCGGCGCAGAAATCGCTCTGGACGTCAATCACCAACAGTAGATCGTCGTCCCCTGGCTGGATAGGCATTTTGAGCCCGCGTTAGTGTTAGCCACCGGACCTTAGTCTAACGCGCGTGCGCGATCGAAGGACATTGCCCGGCACAATCAGCATGTCCGCTAGGTGCCGATAGCGTTGCAAAAGTCTTTTTGGGCCACCGAACACAAATTTTGAGAGCCACTGATGCGGCTACACGAAAATTATGTGGGGGAGTCATCAGCGAACGATGAACTTCCCCATGACTTCAGTGGTGGGCCTGAGGGTACATCGAACAGGGATTGCCGTTCGTTTCGTCGTTTGGCGGGAAATTGGCGGTGCAACAATTTCGGAGTTTTGCAACACTATTTGCCAGAAACAGACATCGCCGGTCGCGAGAACAATGAAAGAGGCAACTGAGGCTGTATTTACTCTTTCTGACCCAACAATTTGCCGGTTGACCGGTCGATGAAGTGTACCCGAGTGCAGGCCGGACAGGTGACGCCTTCGTAAGTGCAACGCTTCTCGTCGGGTTGCAGCGGCTCGTCAGCCAGCCAATGCTGGACTTTCAAGGCCGTCTGAGGGCATCTGAAAATCACGTTGGTCATGAGGGCCAATAATGGCCCTACGCCGCGGTTCCGTTTTGATCCTTCGCAAGTCGCCGTCAGTTCGGGTCACTTCCGCTTTGCCCCCGAAAGCGGACTTGAATTGACGCTGGTGCAATGTCCGTTTCGTGCCAGAACCGGAAGTCGGTAACGCAATGAGCAATCACATCACGCGTGGAAGAGCGGGCACACCAAGTGGCATGCCCGCAGTTTCGAAGGACCTTGCCCGCCTAGTCTTTGGCTTTGGCGAGTGCGTGCTGGATGACCTGATGGTCATCGCTCGTCAACTGCGTCGGCCCTAGGAGTCCGTCCAGATAGGTGCTGCGACGGGCATTTATTGGCATGTTAGCCGGCTCAGGCAGCCTTTGCGAGGGTGAACAGCTTCAGGAGGTTGTGGGCGGTGCAGATCATGGCCCACTCGGCACGCACTTTTTCGACACCCCGCAACAGGAACTGGCGGAAGCCGCGCGCCTGTTTGATCTGTCCGAACACCGGTTCGACCACTTGCTTTCTCAATCGGTAGGGCGTTTCGAAGCCGCCATCGTCGATCTTCTTTCGCATCCGTTGGGTCAGCGGTCCGCC from Bradyrhizobium sp. Ash2021 encodes the following:
- the pncA gene encoding bifunctional nicotinamidase/pyrazinamidase, translated to MPIQPGDDDLLLVIDVQSDFCAGGALAVADGDAIMPVINRLAGRFSHVALTQDWHPAGHSSFASSHPGSAPFGTIEMPYGQQTLWPDHCIQGRSGSAFHPELETHRAELVVRKGFRPAIDSYSAFYEYDRRTPTGLAGYLGERGLKRIFIAGLATDFCVYYSAVDARQLGFDTVLIEPACRAIDLAGSLDAAWTGMAAASVQRVSDLA
- a CDS encoding ANTAR domain-containing protein — its product is MRRQFNRLGMAVTEHDPAEAPPPGDAVDVIVMDGDSIPIKCDTAAAWRIGAPIIALIGTETPSRLKWLLDLQPASFLVKPLRSAGLYTALVVAFDAAQRRTNEAAHVERLEGRVRSRRVVFAAVLQIMRGHGLSETEAFALIRQTAMRHRTTVEQLSAEIVAVGGMPNRTTRTA